The Ooceraea biroi isolate clonal line C1 chromosome 1, Obir_v5.4, whole genome shotgun sequence genome has a window encoding:
- the LOC105277970 gene encoding uncharacterized protein LOC105277970 — translation MEFCTVRLVYILLVLSRVSTITVTPSPPTIESTSVQTTTSGNFTTGTTDEMEMPRVPLTEQVMDVNIRMSDVPDVDPESTDVPDSSLDRNRVIRDIAYYIRAHKFHDFDRRYYKSADQAAVRLYEDFPRPGLRSLHWEVRKHCDVSFFECLKYLERMVRLTTLKREDDTITVMRQRKWSPTNNTEQILATQRDCQMAQKRDDLTAAPFQGPIERFQWRTTVSYYMCWYTMLGVPDLATFGEPCDNHANCLDEYGVRNKDPRADDTKPFACALYSFCPDHCCSMKHIWYMKDCFQSRHNPCYAENRPAHRKCTLNRDENRDFQALRANRINVSCECHQPGYEWSSRFGLCVDVNECTRGTHNCTLDVESCMNLPGHHVCICRLGNIYDSKRKRCVHSPEIERILKAGMEEPQTIKKTRSLLDKVIQTIIKSAASNFAHNSIKFILIASMICSI, via the exons ATGGAGTTCTGCACGGTGCGTCTCGTCTATATTCTTCTCGTTCTATCCCGCGTGTCGACGATCACTGTGACACCATCACCGCCAACAATCGAATCCACCAGCGTCCAGACCACCACTTCCGGCAACTTCACCACGGGTACGACCGATGAGATGGAGATGCCGAGGGTGCCCCTGACCGAGCAGGTTATGGATGTGAATATACGGATGAGCGATGTGCCCGACGTTGATCCGGAGTCGACGGACGTGCCGGACTCCAGTCTCGACAGGAACCGGGTGATCCGCGACATTGCGTACTACATCCGCGCGCACAAGTTCCACGACTTTGATCGTCGGTATTACAAAAGTGCGGATCAGGCCGCGGTCAGGTTGTACGAGGATTTTCCGAGGCCCGGCTTAAGGTCATTGCACTGGGAGGTGCGCAAGCACTGCGACGTGAGTTTCTTCGAGTGCCTGAAGTATCTCGAAAGGATGGTCCGACTGACGACGCTCAAGCGCGAGGACGATACAATCACAGTGATGCGACAGCGGAAGTGGAGCCCGACGAACAACACTGAGCAGATACTGGCCACTCAAAGGGACTGCCAGATGGCCCAGAAGCGAGACGACCTCACCGCGGCGCCCTTTCAGGGTCCGATCG AACGCTTCCAGTGGCGTACTACTGTCAGCTACTACATGTGCTGGTACACGATGCTGGGTGTCCCGGACTTGGCCACTTTCGGCGAGCCTTGCGACAATCACGCCAACTGCCTTGACGAATACGGCGTTCGTAACAAGGATCCGCGGGCGGATGACACGAAACCGTTCGCCTGCGCCCTATACAGTTTCTGTCCGGACCATTGTTGTTCCATGAAGCACATCTGGTACATGAAAGATTGTTTCCAGTCGCGGCACAATCCCTGCTACGCCGAGAATCGGCCAG CGCATCGGAAGTGCACGCTGAACCGGGACGAGAATCGGGACTTTCAAGCGCTCAGGGCGAACCGGATAAACGTGAGTTGCGAGTGCCATCAGCCTGGCTACGAATGGTCTTCCAGATTCGGATTATGCGTAGACGTCAACGAGTGCACCCGCGGCACGCACAATTGCACGCTGGATGTCGAGAGCTGCATGAACCTACCTGGTCATCACGTGTGCATCTGCCGACTCGGTAACATCTACGATTCGAAGAGGAAACGGTGCGTCCACAGTCCtgaaatagaaagaatattaaaagctGGCATGGAAGAACCGCAAACGATCAAAAAAACTCGAAGTCTGCTGGACAAGGTTATTCAAACGATTATCAAATCCGCCGCAAGCAATTTTGCGCATAACAGCATCAAGTTCATATTAATCGCATCGATGATATGCAGTATATGa